The DNA sequence caGGAGCGtatgatcacaccggtgtgatcagtcttggctggtccctggagcgtacgatcacaccggtgtgatcagtcttggctggtccctggagcgtacgatcacaccggtgtgatcagtcttggctggtcccaggagcgtacgatcacaccggtgtgatcagtcttggctggtcccaGGGCGTGCGATCACAcggtgtgatcagtcttggctggtccctgggcgcacgatcacaccggtgtgatcagtcttggctggtccctgGGCGTACGATCACAcggtgtgatcagtcttggctggtccctgGGCGtcacgatcacaccggtgtgagcagtcttggctggtcccaGGAGCGtatgatcacaccggtgtgatcagtcttggctggtccctgGAGCGTACGATCACACTGGTGTGATAAGCACGTTCAGTGcgtcacgtcatcaactgctgaattcaaatgtgctttctggcgcggagccagatcagacgcgcgagcgcttgtcatattatcacttattcagtgttttcaaccatataatgcttattttagatttcagacatttaaatacacataagtactagcaaaaccacacatttatagtttgtaaaatatgcgctgatgtctatggaagcagcaataatgatccttacaaatataatctgacgacatgttttattgatatcatatacacatagtgtatgtaacaataaagtttactctgctcttctcccagtttactggagacttactttaacatgtttcgggaggagaggatgaatttacgtgttgtaaatcccacagctgggATTCAGCGcaaacaaacatggcggcgcccatcacccggtatagatcaactaacacggtcattataaaagtgtttaaacaaccaaacacatttacttgcacatatttcagaatcggaatatcagatatttcgtaatatagcgagtatgtttgtgaatattaataataaaaaaaggaaaaacgaaataaaagcaatccatgtgtcatacagcaCTATTAgggctgcggtgtgtcacatgacaagcatgacgcgtcgccatggaaacaataaggctataagTTCTAAAATAACTCACGCAGGGGGCTCAgctggaatattttaaactcacgtgcgAAAGGGTTAAATAcccttttattattaaatatttaagtagcctacaatgaaatgtggatttttttttttatactttaaatacatttttgattagtagaACTTACACAAATCTTGTCCACGGTTTCATCTCACAAATGAACAAAGATAAATTTCACCTGTAGTAAATTAACTTCAGATGTTCTTTATATGAtctacattcatttatttagcagACATAACCATCACAGTAACCTAAACTAGTAAGGACCAGTCAAATGTCCATAGTCGTTTGTTGTGATATTTCAGTGTGTAAGTGAGGACATTTGACCCTCACAGGCATAAACCTGTACATACTCATACAAACTCTGTCTCACACTCACTGTCCTGATCGTGTGTTTCAGATGCAGTCGCTGTCGTCGCTCTCTGCTGCCGATCTCTTTCACAGACTGTTATTGCTGATGttcatatttattaatagttatttaATCTCTCACCTCTGCTTTCTCTGCTGGCCATGTTGATATTCTGTTCTTTCTTCAGTCATGAGTTGATCTTCTTCTTCTCTGACTCCTGACATCTGTGTTCATCATCCTCTCAGACATTACTGATTGTACttcattaacacacacaaaaaatttgatttaatgACAAAATAGGCTATCCGTGTGAATAAAATGCAACAATTAGGCTATAAAAGATTTAGATTTCATAACAACTGATTGAAAAGGCACATTTTGCACTTAAAATATATGATCGATTTTAGATTGTGTTTATAATTCTCTGAAGCATATGAAACCAACCATTTCAGCAACTCATACAGTTACAATTACACTTCTAATATAACTAAAATCGTCAATTTGTGTCGCATATCATATTTACTCAATCTTTGTGGTCCATATAGtgtctttaaattaaattagacaGGCTACCTGCATGTCGAGGTTTGTCACTCCGTTCATAAAAGCAGGAAGAATCTGTGTGGGCGGAGTTTGTGACGAAATACTTGTTTATAATAGGTGTGGTtgacttgaagcggcgctgcgcagaatgatcagtgtatgagATCAAAGTACCACGAGAGCGATAATAGAGCAGACGGatccttatgctttcaaatcgctctcgcggtactttgatctcatacactgatcattcaccgcagcgccgcttcaagtcgaacacacctaatcACTTGAAAACAATGAGCATTTAAAGCCATATGTCTATTATAGCCTCTACCGttcaacagaaaacaaaaattcaataaataacTTCACACTGAAGAATCCCTTTTGCAACTCACTTTGTAACCAACTAATGGTTAAAACTGTTAATGtaaagaaaacacaacaaacgTATTCAATGATATTCTACTAAGCAAATGCAAACAAGtgtcatttataatataaataaatttttaaaggagtgttatttatttatgtatttatttattatttattttcttacgGTTGGTTGGGGAACGTCAGTGTTTAATGCTGGTGTTTCTGTACGGACTGTGTAGCACTGCAGCACCGCCGGAAGTTCATTCCACGCTTCGACTCGTCCTGAAGTCGATTCTCCGTGAGACTCCACAATAAACTGGAGTTATCTACGAATTTAacaattaaatagtttttacgACACACGAGACAGTAATAATGTCTGACAACGAAGACAAGTGAGTTCTGAATGCGTCTGTTACAGTTTTTATGAGATGTTTACGAGTTTGtgagtgtgaaaacaacacGTTCAGATCATAATAAACCTGTAACGTTAGTGTATATAATGAACTCTATTTTAACAGGATTATGTCAAGATTTAACGTCGTGAGATCTTTCGTTTATGTATTTATCTGAGGATTCTGTGTTTTGTTGCTCAGTTTTGATGATGGAGATTTCGACGATGGTGAAGATGAAGAGCCTCTGGATGATCTGGAGAACGCCGAAGATGTAAGAAAACTGCTTTAAAGTCCTGCTGAGGAGTGTTTTATATTCTGACAAGCGATCAGTGACTAATATAGATCAGAAAGaatttagcattatatataAAGCCTATTTTGGGACCAGTAAGGTTTGTTTCCTTGCATTGCCACACTATGGATGATTGCATTACATGTGAGTTTAAGTACTTCTAATGAAGATGTTAATGtagtttttatagtttttcaaCTCAGAATCTCAATCCCCCTTGGGTTGATTAGGTGCATGTTATAGATCCATtaaaattttccttttttgatATCGTATTGATGACAGATAAGTCAAGTCAGACCCCTAACATTCATTATTGTAATGCAAAAATTGTATAATAAGAGTACAACAGGTTAGCATTTGTAgtacatattttataaattattctaAATGTGTCTTATTGACATCTGGGAAGTATTTGTAATGAAAGTAGTTTagtttctgttgtttttcagCTCATTATCTCAATTGAAGTTTGGTTGTTGAAGTGCATCATTGTCAGTCTCTCCTGACAGtcttatctctctctctctctctctctctctgtgtgtgtgtgtgtgtgtgtgtgtgtgtgtgtgtgtgtgtgtgtgtgtgtgtgtgtgtgtgtgtgtgtgtgtgtgtgtgtgtgtgcgtgcaggAGGATCAGGAGAACGTCCAGATCCTGCCGGCAGGTGAAGGACAGCAGGCCAATCAGAAGAGAATCACCACTCCTTACATGACCAAATACGAGCGAGCGCGAGTGCTGGGAACACGAGCGCTGCAGATCGCGTGAGTGACCTCTGACCCTTCAAACACAACACACCCTTCTGTTTTGAAGTGAACACTAGCGTATATACAGCCAAGCGCATAACCTTTCAGAGTAAACTCCATTTGATAGCATTGACACATACACCAGAATATTACCTCTTGATATTACGAGTGATAAAAATGTCTTTGCGATCTTCTCAACTAGAGTTCTGCTAGAGTCTCAGAGTTGCTCGTCAGAGCAGCCGTCTGCTTGTGTTGCGTCTCCAGcggtttgtgtgtttgttgttcTCTCTTCTGGTGGTTTTTTGAGTAAATCAGGGGTTTGGTTCAGTGTCGCCACCTTACAATTCTGATGATGAAATTTATATTACACGAAGTACACAAGAGTGTAATTAATATActaatacagtatttattaaatcTTTTTCACTAATAGTCATCGCCTTacttacctagttgattgattacattgataattgcaaacattttttgtattacaagttttctaaaatgttaggtttaaatatgcaaatgaggcattatttaatgaaatatgcactaatttgcatacatttctagtacaaaaatctaaacactggatgaagtcagtttcaaaattcttgtttattttttttttttgacatattgcagtctaaagtttttacagagggaattgtgggtatctcattttgtcactccataattcagaaaatacttagaacagacagaaaacactatattttgacaattttggggagattaaaatgttgtatataatcaagcaaattatatatgaacaaatccctctgtaaaaaccttcaggatatagacaggaataaaaatgtaatgtttggtgtgtgtaagtgctactgaagtggagatttatggctcagtgtaggagaaaaaactcattttgagaaaacggcctttaaaaatatgtgttgtaattgaaatctattgacacaaatagataaagtgctataaaagaaacacttaagagtgtcttttggatgttttcgttctactagtctgaaaaaacactttatgaaaaaccaaaaagcccaaaatctcaaaattgacaggtgcataaaaaaactgtttttgcctgcagtgtctccCCTTGAAGTCACGTAAAGCAGTTTAGAGCTGGACGATAATATAGTTTATTTGAAGATATGAAGTATCAGACAGTTGAGATTTGCGGACTAAAAAAATGCTCATGATGCTGCATTAATCATCAGTGACATGACTTCCTGTGTGACAGGATGTGTGCGCCGGTGATGGTGGAGCTGGAAGGAGAGACGGATCCACTGCAGATCGCCATGAAAGAGCTCAAGTACGACAAAACATGTTATTACATTACTGATATATTAAAGTTTTGATTAATTATTCATGATTTACTTATTTACGTAATTACAGACATTTAAAGAACTGTATGttttgtaataaaaacaatacttttCTGTGGGGGGGGgagatatatatacattttttttacttcttgattttaatttaaattttgattatagagtaaaattattttaacagtgtatgGACAAAGGCACTGACACATTCTCAGAattagtgtttttgtgtgtggtaTGTGTTTTAATGTTGTTTGTGTGTTGATCAGGAGCAGGAAGATCCCTATCATCATCCGCCGGTATCTGCCAGACGGGAGTTATGAGGACTGGGGCTGCGACGAGCTCATCATTACTGACTGAgaatctcacacacactcagagcCGCATCAGATCTGTGTGTCACAGCAGTGTTTACAGCACAGATCTCATGTCTTCTGCTCTGGAGCTTTATGTTTCATCCAGCAGTTCATGTGTTTGTCCGCAGGAGGGCAGCAGAAACGCATGACAAACACCCAGCGCAAAGAGGAAGAGCGCACTCtcaatttcattatttaatgttCGTTCCATTTATTCATGcaatattaaactttttttgtagAAAATTATACGCTGTGCTCTTGTTTTCTCATTACTGTTGCGAAACAATGTGACATTATCTGTAGATTCACTGTTTAAACTGCATGAGTTTAcacaacatttaatttaaagtggTTCATCACAATATTTTGTAGAAACGGGGGCGTTAGAATGTagaattatgttttgtttttgaataatactaataaagtgGTGTAAACTGTAAAAGTAGCTAACAAAGGAAGGAAAACGTTTAATAAACATTCAacgtgtcttttttttttatttatttttttaaccttgtCAGAACATTGTTGGAATGACCCTTGAtgcagaaataaaatatgtttcttGAAAATTAAGTCTGATAAAGTTCGCGCCATTAAAAGTGTTTGGCGGGATTTGATTCGAATTAATCAGTGATGGCGAACCGTTTCCACTTAACTGACGCACGAGCGACGGGATCTAAATGTGAATATTCATTGTTTGCGCGGGTTAAAGTGTCTGAATTCACCTTCTGAGGTGAAACTACTTTTCTAGGTGGATGAACTTCTGCTGGTGTCTTCCTGTGGATGGAGAAATGTCCGTAAGCGGTGTCTG is a window from the Onychostoma macrolepis isolate SWU-2019 chromosome 03, ASM1243209v1, whole genome shotgun sequence genome containing:
- the polr2f gene encoding DNA-directed RNA polymerases I, II, and III subunit RPABC2, which gives rise to MSDNEDNFDDGDFDDGEDEEPLDDLENAEDEDQENVQILPAGEGQQANQKRITTPYMTKYERARVLGTRALQIAMCAPVMVELEGETDPLQIAMKELKSRKIPIIIRRYLPDGSYEDWGCDELIITD